In a single window of the Acipenser ruthenus chromosome 8, fAciRut3.2 maternal haplotype, whole genome shotgun sequence genome:
- the LOC117407101 gene encoding PAN2-PAN3 deadenylation complex subunit Pan3-like isoform X2 has product MNSGLPASAAPLGGICIPGVKLKYCRYYAKDKTCFYGDECQFLHEEPSMAGLAHHASGSPVPLSMVGPAVGAAAGYPHAGAGTAGAGGGGGTKKIEPLGAAGVGLEGQLLAIPGMDGGALAEASLTNSYFSSSFIGVNGFGSPAEPKYSMMQRMTSSSSSPSLLNDSVKSYSPHDPINSPASSLFNDFAALNLSQRRKAPNPAASEFIPKGVSTPRMSNVSQSNMPAFSTALFSHPSMGSTSAAALGPGMSLSAGSSPLHSPKTTPHTSPAPRRRSHTPNPANYMVPTSASNPGSDPASQIIQKETVGGTTYFYTDTTPAPLAGMVFPQYHVYPPTAPHVAYMQPKANAPSFFMSDELRQELINRHLITMAQIDQSENPGVPTEVDNYHSLFPLESLPPPNRLQKTSNFSYVTSCYKAVNSKDDLPYCLRRIHGFRLVNTKCMVLVDMWKKIQHSNFVTLREVFTTKAFGEHSLVFAYDFHAGAETMFSRHFNDPSADSYFTKRKWGQHDGPLPRQHAGLLPESLIWAYIVQLSSALRSIHTAGLACRVMDPTKILITGKTRLRVNCVGIFDVLTFDNSQTNPLALMAQYQQADLISLGKVVLALACNSLAGIQRENLQKAMELVSINYSSDLKNLILYLLTEQNRLRSVNDIMPMIGARFYTQLDASQMRNDVIEEDLAKEVQNGRLFRLLAKLGTINERPEFQKDPTWSETGDRYLLKLFRDHLFHQVTEAGTPWIDLSHIVSCLNKLDSGVPEKISLVSRDEKSILVVTYADLKRCFESTFQELQAAANGQL; this is encoded by the exons ATGAACAGCGGACTCCCAGCTTCAGCAGCTCCGCTCGGGGGTATCTGTATTCCCGGTGTGAAGCTGAAGTACTGCCGATATTACGCCAAGGATAAGACTTGTTTTTATGGAGACGAGTGTCAGTTTTTGCACGAGGAGCCGTCCATGGCAGGCCTGGCGCATCACGCTAGCGGCAGCCCCGTCCCCCTCTCCATGGTCGGGCCAGCTGTTGGTGCGGCGGCGGGGTATCCCCACGCAGGAGCCGGAACAGCGGGGGCAGGAGGTGGAGGGGGTACGAAAAAGATCGAACCCCTCGGGGCGGCTGGCGTGGGGCTGGAGGGGCAGCTACTCGCCA TTCCTGGAATGGACGGGGGCGCTTTAGCAGAAGCCAGTCTGACGAATTCGTATTTTAGCAGCAGCTTTATAGGAGTAAATGGATTTGGAAGTCCTGCAGAGCCGAAATATTCCATGATGCAG aGAATGACAAGTAGCAGCAGCTCTCCAAGCCTGCTGAATGACAGTGTCAAGAGTTACTCCCCCCATG ATCCGATAAATTCACCTGCTTCTTCATTGTTCAATGACTTTGCTGCACTGAATTTGTCTCAAAGGAGGAAG GCACCAAATCCAGCAGCCAGTGAATTCATCCCTAAAGGAGTATCAACGCCAAGGATGAGCAATGTGTCCCAGTCCAATATGCCTGCCTTTTCCACAGCCTTGTTCTCACACCCGTCCATGGGGAGCACGTCTGCGGCAGCTTTAGGTCCAG GCATGTCTCTGTCTGCTGGGTCGTCTCCCCTGCATTCGCCGAAAACTACTCCTCACACGTCCCCTGCCCCCCGGAGGCGGAGTCACACGCCAAACCCAGCCAACTACATGGTGCCTACTAGTGCCTCGAACCCAGGCTCTGATCCAGCATCGCAGATCATCCAGAAGGAAACTGTGGGAGGAACTACCTACTTCTACACGGATACAACTCCAGCTCCCTTAGCTGGAATG GTTTTCCCACAGTACCATGTATACCCTCCAACAGCACCTCATGTTGCTTACATGCAACCGAAAGCAAATGCACCTTCCTTTTTCATGTCTGACGAGCTCCGTCAG GAATTAATCAACAGGCATTTAATAACAATGGCACAAATTGACCAATCTGAAAACCCTG GAGTTCCAACAGAGGTGGACAACTATCACAGCCTTTTCCCTCTCGAGTCCCTGCCGCCCCCCAACCGCCTGCAGAAAACGAGCAACTTCAGTTACGTTACGTCATGTTACAAAGCTGTGAATAGCAAAGATGATCTTCCGTACTGCCTTCGTAGGATACATG GTTTCCGACTTGTTAACACAAAGTGTATGGTGTTGGTCGACATGTGGAAGAAAATCCAGCATTCCAACTTTGTAACTCTGCGGGAGGTTTTCACCACTAAGGCGTTTGGAGAACACT CTCTTGTGTTTGCCTATGACTTTCACGCTGGCGCAGAGACCATGTTTAGCAGGCATTTTAATGACCCCAGTGCGGATTCGTATTTCACTAAAAGGAAGTGGG GTCAGCATGATGGGCCTCTTCCTCGTCAGCATGCGGGGCTGCTTCCCGAGTCTCTTATCTGGGCGTACATTGTCCAGCTCAGCTCAGCACTTCGGAGCATTCACACCGCTGGCCTGGCCTGCCGGGTCATGGACCCCACCAAGATTCTCATCACAGGGAAAACCAG GTTACGTGTAAATTGTGTTGGAATATTTGATGTCTTAACATTTGACAACAGCCAAACCAATCCATTGGCTTTGATGGCTCAATACCAG CAAGCAGATCTGATCTCCTTAGGAAAGGTTGTTTTGGCTTTAGCTTGTAACTCTTTGGCAGGAATCCAAAGAGAGAATTTACAGAAGGCCATGGAGCTGGTGTCAATAAACTATTCTTCAGACCTAAAGAACCTTATTCT GTATCTGCTGACCGAACAGAACCGATTGCGCAGTGTAAATGACATCATGCCAATGATTGGCGCAAGATTTTATACCCAGCTGGATGCTTCACAGATGCGAAATGACGTTATCGAAGAAGATCTCGCAAAG GAGGTGCAGAATGGGAGGCTTTTTAGGCTGCTGGCTAAATTGGGAACAATCAATGAGAGGCCAGA GTTCCAAAAAGATCCAACGTGGTCTGAGACAGGAGACAGATACCTGCTCAAACTCTTCAGAGATCACCTGTTCCATCAGGTGACAGAAGCTGGAACGCCCTGGATTGACCTCAGTCACATTGTGTCCTGTCTGAACAAg TTAGATTCTGGCGTGCCAGAAAAAATCAGCCTGGTTTCCCGAGATGAGAAAAGCATCCTAGTGGTAACATATGCCGATTTGAAGCGGTGCTTTGAGAGTACCTTTCAAGAACTCCAGGCAGCCGCGAACGGTCAGTTGTAG
- the LOC117407101 gene encoding PAN2-PAN3 deadenylation complex subunit Pan3-like isoform X1, producing MNSGLPASAAPLGGICIPGVKLKYCRYYAKDKTCFYGDECQFLHEEPSMAGLAHHASGSPVPLSMVGPAVGAAAGYPHAGAGTAGAGGGGGTKKIEPLGAAGVGLEGQLLAIPGMDGGALAEASLTNSYFSSSFIGVNGFGSPAEPKYSMMQRMTSSSSSPSLLNDSVKSYSPHDPINSPASSLFNDFAALNLSQRRKAPNPAASEFIPKGVSTPRMSNVSQSNMPAFSTALFSHPSMGSTSAAALGPGMSLSAGSSPLHSPKTTPHTSPAPRRRSHTPNPANYMVPTSASNPGSDPASQIIQKETVGGTTYFYTDTTPAPLAGMVFPQYHVYPPTAPHVAYMQPKANAPSFFMSDELRQELINRHLITMAQIDQSENPGVPTEVDNYHSLFPLESLPPPNRLQKTSNFSYVTSCYKAVNSKDDLPYCLRRIHGFRLVNTKCMVLVDMWKKIQHSNFVTLREVFTTKAFGEHSLVFAYDFHAGAETMFSRHFNDPSADSYFTKRKWAGQHDGPLPRQHAGLLPESLIWAYIVQLSSALRSIHTAGLACRVMDPTKILITGKTRLRVNCVGIFDVLTFDNSQTNPLALMAQYQQADLISLGKVVLALACNSLAGIQRENLQKAMELVSINYSSDLKNLILYLLTEQNRLRSVNDIMPMIGARFYTQLDASQMRNDVIEEDLAKEVQNGRLFRLLAKLGTINERPEFQKDPTWSETGDRYLLKLFRDHLFHQVTEAGTPWIDLSHIVSCLNKLDSGVPEKISLVSRDEKSILVVTYADLKRCFESTFQELQAAANGQL from the exons ATGAACAGCGGACTCCCAGCTTCAGCAGCTCCGCTCGGGGGTATCTGTATTCCCGGTGTGAAGCTGAAGTACTGCCGATATTACGCCAAGGATAAGACTTGTTTTTATGGAGACGAGTGTCAGTTTTTGCACGAGGAGCCGTCCATGGCAGGCCTGGCGCATCACGCTAGCGGCAGCCCCGTCCCCCTCTCCATGGTCGGGCCAGCTGTTGGTGCGGCGGCGGGGTATCCCCACGCAGGAGCCGGAACAGCGGGGGCAGGAGGTGGAGGGGGTACGAAAAAGATCGAACCCCTCGGGGCGGCTGGCGTGGGGCTGGAGGGGCAGCTACTCGCCA TTCCTGGAATGGACGGGGGCGCTTTAGCAGAAGCCAGTCTGACGAATTCGTATTTTAGCAGCAGCTTTATAGGAGTAAATGGATTTGGAAGTCCTGCAGAGCCGAAATATTCCATGATGCAG aGAATGACAAGTAGCAGCAGCTCTCCAAGCCTGCTGAATGACAGTGTCAAGAGTTACTCCCCCCATG ATCCGATAAATTCACCTGCTTCTTCATTGTTCAATGACTTTGCTGCACTGAATTTGTCTCAAAGGAGGAAG GCACCAAATCCAGCAGCCAGTGAATTCATCCCTAAAGGAGTATCAACGCCAAGGATGAGCAATGTGTCCCAGTCCAATATGCCTGCCTTTTCCACAGCCTTGTTCTCACACCCGTCCATGGGGAGCACGTCTGCGGCAGCTTTAGGTCCAG GCATGTCTCTGTCTGCTGGGTCGTCTCCCCTGCATTCGCCGAAAACTACTCCTCACACGTCCCCTGCCCCCCGGAGGCGGAGTCACACGCCAAACCCAGCCAACTACATGGTGCCTACTAGTGCCTCGAACCCAGGCTCTGATCCAGCATCGCAGATCATCCAGAAGGAAACTGTGGGAGGAACTACCTACTTCTACACGGATACAACTCCAGCTCCCTTAGCTGGAATG GTTTTCCCACAGTACCATGTATACCCTCCAACAGCACCTCATGTTGCTTACATGCAACCGAAAGCAAATGCACCTTCCTTTTTCATGTCTGACGAGCTCCGTCAG GAATTAATCAACAGGCATTTAATAACAATGGCACAAATTGACCAATCTGAAAACCCTG GAGTTCCAACAGAGGTGGACAACTATCACAGCCTTTTCCCTCTCGAGTCCCTGCCGCCCCCCAACCGCCTGCAGAAAACGAGCAACTTCAGTTACGTTACGTCATGTTACAAAGCTGTGAATAGCAAAGATGATCTTCCGTACTGCCTTCGTAGGATACATG GTTTCCGACTTGTTAACACAAAGTGTATGGTGTTGGTCGACATGTGGAAGAAAATCCAGCATTCCAACTTTGTAACTCTGCGGGAGGTTTTCACCACTAAGGCGTTTGGAGAACACT CTCTTGTGTTTGCCTATGACTTTCACGCTGGCGCAGAGACCATGTTTAGCAGGCATTTTAATGACCCCAGTGCGGATTCGTATTTCACTAAAAGGAAGTGGG CAGGTCAGCATGATGGGCCTCTTCCTCGTCAGCATGCGGGGCTGCTTCCCGAGTCTCTTATCTGGGCGTACATTGTCCAGCTCAGCTCAGCACTTCGGAGCATTCACACCGCTGGCCTGGCCTGCCGGGTCATGGACCCCACCAAGATTCTCATCACAGGGAAAACCAG GTTACGTGTAAATTGTGTTGGAATATTTGATGTCTTAACATTTGACAACAGCCAAACCAATCCATTGGCTTTGATGGCTCAATACCAG CAAGCAGATCTGATCTCCTTAGGAAAGGTTGTTTTGGCTTTAGCTTGTAACTCTTTGGCAGGAATCCAAAGAGAGAATTTACAGAAGGCCATGGAGCTGGTGTCAATAAACTATTCTTCAGACCTAAAGAACCTTATTCT GTATCTGCTGACCGAACAGAACCGATTGCGCAGTGTAAATGACATCATGCCAATGATTGGCGCAAGATTTTATACCCAGCTGGATGCTTCACAGATGCGAAATGACGTTATCGAAGAAGATCTCGCAAAG GAGGTGCAGAATGGGAGGCTTTTTAGGCTGCTGGCTAAATTGGGAACAATCAATGAGAGGCCAGA GTTCCAAAAAGATCCAACGTGGTCTGAGACAGGAGACAGATACCTGCTCAAACTCTTCAGAGATCACCTGTTCCATCAGGTGACAGAAGCTGGAACGCCCTGGATTGACCTCAGTCACATTGTGTCCTGTCTGAACAAg TTAGATTCTGGCGTGCCAGAAAAAATCAGCCTGGTTTCCCGAGATGAGAAAAGCATCCTAGTGGTAACATATGCCGATTTGAAGCGGTGCTTTGAGAGTACCTTTCAAGAACTCCAGGCAGCCGCGAACGGTCAGTTGTAG